A window from Bordetella petrii encodes these proteins:
- a CDS encoding DesA family fatty acid desaturase has translation MDQFLSFLSGGFTQATWWQIVLYTLALTHVTIVSVTVFLHRSQAHRGLDLHPAVMHFFRFWLWMTTGMVTKEWVAIHRKHHAKCEKEGDPHSPMLFGIWKVLFRGAELYRLESANKETMAKFGHGTPDDWLERNLYSKHSLMGVMIMLAIDVALFGAIGLTVWAVQMAWIPFWAAGVVNGIGHYWGYRNYNSPDTSTNVFPWGIVIGGEELHNNHHAHGTSAKFSAKWYEFDIGWCYISVLKFFGLAKIKKVAPKLKLESSAKAIDLRTLQGVITHRYEVMARYADIVKTTVREELDKLKPAQGDAVSRLQRVRRWLHSNEDVLQPEQRAEVDQAIAQNQSLSTLVQMRRELGRLWESSSASSEQLLHDLQAWCQRAQQSGIAGLEQFALRLSRYAA, from the coding sequence ATGGATCAATTCCTCTCCTTCCTTTCCGGGGGCTTTACCCAGGCTACCTGGTGGCAGATCGTCCTGTACACGCTGGCGCTGACGCACGTCACCATCGTGTCGGTCACGGTCTTCCTGCACCGCAGCCAAGCGCACCGTGGGCTGGACCTGCATCCGGCAGTCATGCATTTCTTCCGGTTCTGGCTCTGGATGACCACGGGCATGGTCACGAAGGAATGGGTTGCCATCCACCGCAAGCACCACGCCAAGTGCGAAAAAGAGGGCGACCCCCATTCGCCCATGCTGTTCGGCATCTGGAAAGTGCTGTTCCGCGGCGCCGAGCTGTACCGCCTTGAATCGGCCAACAAGGAAACCATGGCCAAGTTCGGCCACGGCACCCCCGACGACTGGCTCGAGCGCAACCTGTATTCCAAGCACAGCCTGATGGGCGTGATGATCATGCTGGCCATCGACGTCGCCCTGTTCGGCGCCATCGGCCTCACCGTGTGGGCCGTGCAGATGGCCTGGATCCCGTTCTGGGCGGCCGGCGTGGTCAACGGCATCGGCCACTACTGGGGCTACCGCAACTACAACAGCCCCGATACCAGCACCAACGTGTTCCCGTGGGGCATCGTCATCGGCGGCGAAGAGCTGCACAACAACCACCATGCCCATGGCACCTCGGCCAAGTTCTCGGCCAAGTGGTACGAATTCGACATCGGCTGGTGCTACATCAGCGTGCTGAAGTTCTTCGGCCTGGCCAAGATCAAGAAGGTCGCGCCCAAGCTCAAGCTCGAATCCAGCGCCAAGGCCATCGATCTGCGCACCCTGCAGGGCGTCATCACGCACCGCTACGAAGTCATGGCCCGCTACGCCGACATCGTCAAGACGACCGTGCGCGAAGAACTCGACAAGCTCAAGCCCGCACAGGGCGATGCCGTGTCGCGCCTGCAGCGCGTGCGCCGCTGGCTGCACAGCAACGAAGATGTCCTGCAGCCCGAGCAGCGCGCCGAGGTCGACCAGGCCATCGCGCAGAACCAGTCGCTGTCCACGCTGGTGCAGATGCGCCGCGAACTGGGCCGCCTGTGGGAAAGCTCCAGCGCCAGCAGCGAGCAGCTGCTGCATGACCTGCAGGCCTGGTGCCAGCGCGCCCAGCAAAGCGGCATCGCCGGGCTCGAACAGTTCGCCCTTCGCCTGAGCCGCTACGCGGCATGA
- a CDS encoding UvrD-helicase domain-containing protein, which yields MMLEQLNPEQRAAVTLEPQHALVLAGAGSGKTRVLTTRMAWLIQTGQASPFGLLAVTFTNKAAREMLARMSAMLPIDTRGLWIGTFHGLCNRMLRAHHRDAGLPQTFQILDTTDQLAAIKRLLKANGIDDEKYPPRDVQRFINGAKEDGLRPGDVEVHDSHRRRLVEIYQLYEAQCQREGVVDFAELLLRAHELLTRNAPVREHYQRRFRHILVDEFQDTNTLQYKWLRLLAGGGASIFAVGDDDQSIYAFRGANVGNMADFEREYARGTVIRLEQNYRSYGHILDSANALIGHNSGRLGKNLWTEQGEGEPVRVIEQPSDGIEAQWLVDEVRSLINEGSLRREIAVLYRSNAQSRVLEHALFSAGIPYKVYGGLRFFERQEIKHALAYLRLMANPDDDTSWMRVVNFPTRGIGARTLEQLTDAARAQDTSLAGAVARVAGKGGANLAQFAQLIGRMAHDTRELPLPELVEHMLEASGLVAHYKTEREGAERLENLNELITAAAVFASEENFDGLPAGQVPDLGADVPPDGLTPLAAFLAHAALEAGDNQAQAGQDAVQLMTVHAAKGLEFDAVFITGLEEGLFPHENSILEPSGLEEERRLMYVAITRARQRLYLSLAQSRMLHGQTRYAMRSRFLDEIPEQHLKWLTPRAGAAHAHAGFGESAAWSGRGDAFGRRPTGIIAPRVPRGVTSGVMVGDRQYRIGQGVRHARFGDGTIIGLSGSGQDAQAQIQFRDVGAKTLALGIAKLDIIQE from the coding sequence ATGATGCTAGAGCAGCTCAACCCTGAACAACGCGCCGCTGTAACGCTCGAACCGCAGCATGCCCTGGTCCTGGCCGGGGCGGGCAGCGGCAAGACCCGGGTTCTCACCACCCGCATGGCCTGGCTGATTCAAACCGGCCAGGCCAGTCCATTTGGGCTGTTGGCAGTCACCTTCACCAACAAGGCGGCGCGCGAGATGCTGGCGCGCATGTCGGCCATGCTGCCCATCGATACGCGCGGCCTCTGGATCGGCACGTTTCACGGGTTGTGCAACCGCATGCTGCGCGCCCATCACCGCGACGCGGGCCTGCCGCAAACCTTCCAGATTCTCGACACCACCGACCAGCTGGCCGCCATCAAGCGCCTGCTCAAGGCCAACGGCATCGACGATGAAAAATACCCGCCGCGCGATGTGCAGCGGTTCATCAACGGCGCCAAGGAAGACGGCCTGCGTCCCGGCGACGTCGAAGTCCACGACAGCCACCGCCGCCGCCTGGTCGAGATCTACCAGCTGTACGAGGCCCAGTGCCAGCGCGAAGGCGTGGTCGATTTCGCCGAACTGCTGCTGCGCGCGCACGAGCTGCTGACGCGCAACGCGCCGGTGCGCGAACACTACCAGCGGCGCTTCCGGCATATCCTGGTCGACGAGTTCCAGGACACCAACACCCTGCAGTACAAATGGCTGAGGCTGCTGGCCGGCGGCGGGGCGTCCATCTTCGCGGTGGGCGACGACGATCAGTCCATCTATGCGTTCCGTGGCGCCAATGTCGGCAATATGGCCGATTTCGAGCGCGAATATGCGCGCGGCACGGTCATCCGGCTCGAGCAGAACTATCGGTCGTACGGCCACATCCTGGATTCGGCCAACGCGCTCATCGGCCACAACAGCGGGCGGCTGGGCAAGAACCTCTGGACCGAACAGGGCGAAGGCGAGCCCGTGCGCGTCATCGAGCAGCCTTCCGACGGCATCGAGGCGCAATGGCTGGTCGACGAGGTGCGCTCGCTGATCAACGAAGGCAGCCTGCGCCGCGAGATTGCCGTGCTGTACCGCAGCAACGCCCAGTCGCGCGTGCTCGAGCATGCGCTGTTTTCGGCCGGCATTCCCTACAAGGTGTACGGCGGGCTGCGCTTTTTCGAACGCCAGGAAATCAAGCACGCGCTGGCGTATCTGCGCCTGATGGCCAACCCCGACGACGATACGTCCTGGATGCGGGTGGTGAATTTCCCCACGCGCGGCATCGGCGCGCGCACGCTCGAACAGCTTACCGACGCGGCCCGTGCGCAAGACACCAGCCTGGCCGGCGCCGTGGCGCGCGTGGCGGGCAAGGGCGGCGCCAATCTGGCCCAGTTCGCCCAGCTGATCGGCCGCATGGCCCACGACACGCGCGAGCTGCCCCTGCCCGAACTGGTCGAGCACATGCTCGAGGCCAGCGGCCTGGTGGCTCACTACAAGACCGAACGCGAAGGCGCCGAACGCCTGGAAAACCTCAACGAGCTCATCACCGCCGCGGCGGTGTTCGCCTCGGAAGAAAACTTCGATGGCCTGCCCGCCGGGCAGGTGCCCGACCTGGGCGCCGACGTGCCGCCCGACGGCCTGACGCCGCTGGCGGCTTTCCTGGCGCATGCCGCGCTCGAGGCCGGCGACAACCAGGCCCAGGCCGGCCAGGACGCCGTCCAGCTGATGACGGTGCACGCGGCCAAGGGGCTGGAGTTCGATGCCGTGTTCATCACGGGGCTGGAAGAAGGCCTGTTTCCCCATGAAAACAGCATCCTCGAACCTTCCGGCCTGGAAGAAGAACGGCGCCTGATGTATGTGGCGATCACGCGGGCGCGCCAGCGCCTGTATCTCAGCCTGGCGCAAAGCCGCATGCTGCATGGCCAGACGCGCTATGCCATGCGCTCGCGCTTTCTCGATGAAATTCCCGAGCAGCACCTGAAATGGCTGACTCCGCGGGCGGGCGCCGCCCACGCGCATGCGGGCTTCGGCGAGTCGGCCGCCTGGAGCGGGCGGGGCGACGCCTTCGGACGCCGGCCCACCGGCATCATCGCGCCGCGGGTGCCGCGCGGCGTTACCAGCGGTGTCATGGTGGGCGATCGGCAGTATCGTATCGGCCAGGGTGTGCGGCATGCCAGGTTCGGCGACGGCACCATCATCGGCTTGAGCGGATCCGGCCAGGACGCCC